A window of Hordeum vulgare subsp. vulgare chromosome 5H, MorexV3_pseudomolecules_assembly, whole genome shotgun sequence genomic DNA:
AGGTTACATTAGTTATCAGGTCTACAATTTGTGAGTTACCATGCTATTCACATAAAAGTTACCGGGGTATATTTCATCACCCTTCCCTCGCGAAAAGTACGAGAACCGAGGTGCATAAGTTATCGGATCTTCGATATGTGAGTTATCATGCTATTGCCACAAAGTTTACCTAGGGATACTTGATCACCCCCCCCCTCACACACACACCAAAGTTATCAGGACCGGGTACCTAAATTATTAGGTCTGTGATGTGTGAGTTATCAGGGTGTTTATATGTAAGTTATTAGGTCCACGATGCTTTAATTACCATGTTATTCACACAACATTATTGGAAGATGTTTCAACAAAAAAATCAGGTCAAAATAATCCCGGTGTTGTTTGTACGTGGGTTATCAACTATGTTGTGCATGTATTACATGCTATGTACGTGGGTCATCAACAATAGATCTTGTTTCCAAGATCTCGTCACTAATAAAAAAGGTTGGAGGAAAAAATTTCATGTCTCGTTAACTTCAGTGCAACCACGATGATAACTTATGTAGCACCGATGTGATAACTTAGGTATCCGAGATGTGGTAACTTTTGACGAGAAAAAATATCGTCGGAACATATCAACATGAGAGCTAGTTTTGAAGGTCTCGCCGAGACGATTTTTTATGTGAAAACGGATTTTGAATCGAGGCAATGGTTTGAGCTCCACAACATTTTGAAGTTTAAATTTTGTTGAAATCTTTGATGACAACAACATTTTTGTCTCTATATACATGCATGCACACTTAAGATCAATTAGCAATTTACTTTTTTATTTACTCCTAAAACATCCCATGCAACCCCTCGTCATTGGATTGAAAATAAACATCGTCGGACTAGTGCGGTCGTTAAATACCggatgtatgaaaaatagcaatCTCGAATTTGAAAAGCTGACAACTACATATACTAAAGCGTTAATAATAGAAAGTACTACCTCCGTTACAGTTTAAAAGACACGCACGTGTACCTAGATCATTAATTTAACATATAAAAATTCTattgtttaatataaaaattatattattaggaaataaaacatctaaagttcaTGTCGTTAATGCCATTTATCTGGCCTTTACTCAGGGAGGTCAGCGAGGAGCTGAACAGAGGAGAACCATCCACGGCTAGCACCAGCCCAAGATCTGTCGCCTCCGATTACTCGAGATCGAAATCGTCCCCGCCGCGCCTAACGCTCCACGGTGACTGTGACGGTGACGGCGAGCTGTTCGGACTGCAGCACGACTCGCGCGATCCGATGATGGCGGCGTCGCTCCGCCGAACTCCGAGCAGGGACGACAGCGACAATGCCGAGGATCACAGCGTCGAGGATTTCGGCCATGAGGGAGCTGCTGAAGGTGGGTCGTCGGCTGTCGTGCATTCACTGCAAGATGTCGACGAAGACCCACCCACACCTTCGCACGATGGTTCGGTATGTGCAGGCATTTCAAAGAAGattaaaaaaaaaatctgaacaacaAATTTTCATGCGCTACGGCCTACGGTACGGTCGTGTGATCGTGTCGGCATGGTATGAGACATTCTTGTATGATGGTTTTGTTGTCAGGAGGAGGAGGCTGGCGACATGGAAGATGCTCTGTACGAGAAGCTCAAAGACGCGATTACGGAGGCCGGGAGCCTCAGGCACGAGGCGTACGAAGAGACTCGCCGGCGGCAGAAGGCTGACCGAGACCTGGCCGACGCGTCTAGGATGGTAAGTTTCTAGATACAAGGGATGAAACTGGTTTGCTTCGATCAGCGCGTCAGATTCTTGATCTTCGTCTTGATTCTGATGGGTGCAGGCCAGGGAGGCGGAGAGCTCGTACCATGGCGAGGCGAGGCGccggaaggagatggaggagagtcTGACGAGGGAGCGCGCGGCCATGGAGCAGGAAAGGCGGGAGCTCGACGCCATTCTCGAGAAGATACGGGCGGTTGATGACCGCAGCGCCGAGCTCGAGCTCCAGATCACCGACTCAGGGCGCGTGATGAGCGAGCTCGATGTCAGGATGTCGGAGTCGTGCTCTGTCCTCGACGCGCTCAGGCGGGGGCGCCGAGGAGAAGACCCTGCAGCTGACGAAGAATCCATGCCTGCGGTGGATGGTGGTAATCAAGATGTGAGTTTCTTGCGGCTTGGTTTGTCGGAGCTGGAGGAGGCGACCGATCGTTTCCACGAGTCCGCCATGATAGGAGGCGCCGGTGCCGGCAGCCGCGGCCGCGTGTACAGGGGGAGCCTCCGCGGCATGAGCGTCGCCGTCAAGATGATCTGCCCCGACGTCGCCGTCGACGAGGCGCGGTTCGGTCGTGCAGTGGACGCCATCGCCAGGGCGAGGCACCCGCACATCGTCTCGCTCGTCGGCGCGTGCCCGGAGGCGCGCGCCGTGGTGCACGAGCTCGTGCCGGGCGGGAGCTTGGAGGACCGTCTTGCAGGGAAGGCGCCGCCACTGCCGTGGCACGCACGATGCGGCGTCGCGTACCGAACCTGCTCCGCCCTGGCCTACCTCCACTCGACGGCAACAGTGCATGGCGACGTCCGGCCAGCGAATATCCTCCTGGATGACGAGCGGTGCTCCTCCAGCAAGCTCGCCGGCCTCGGCATGCCTGGTCTCGTGGTGCCGCCACAGCTCCCCAGCGGGGTGGCGCTGGCGTATGTGGATCCGCGGTACCTGGCAACGGGGGAGCTGACACCGCAGTGCGACGTGCATGCGCTGGGCGTGGTCCTCCTCCGCCTTGTCACGGGCATGCCGGCGTTCGCGGCGAAGAAGGCGGCGCAGAAGGCCGCCGAGGGGAGCACGCCCTGGCACGAGGTGGTGGACGCGAGTGCCGGGGGGTGGCCGATGGAGCGCGCCACGGAGGTTGCGCTCCTCGGGCTGAAATGCTGCGACGCGGTTGAAACCGGAGGACCACGCCGCGCGGGCGAGCTTCTGGATGAGGCGCTGGGCGTGCTGGAGGCCGCGACGAACGCCACGCCGGGGAGGACGTGGTCGTCGCTCTCGGCGTCGACGGCGTCCGACAGCGGCGGCGCTCCGTCCTACTTCCTCTGCCCGatactcaaggtatgcacatgcgCGCTCGATCAATTTACATGTGCGCGGCTTTCCGAAATGATGCGCAGTGATGAATAGCTGATGTGCGTTGGCAGGAGGTGATGAGGGATCCGCAGATCGCCGGCGACGGGTTCACCTACGAAGCGGGGGCGATGAAGGAGTGGCTCGGGAGCGGGCACGACACATCCCCTATGACCAACCTCAAGCTGCCCACCGACGAGCTCATGCCCAACCACGCACTCCGCGCCGCCATACAAGAGTGGCGACACACAAGGCCTAGCACCTTCCATCGGCACCTATGATAGATGCGAAATTCAGATTGTTCCAACCATGATTAGCATTTAGCAGTAGAACTTCCATGTCTGAAAAGCTAGAAAAGATCACATGGTTTTGCTTCCAAACGTGTCCTTGTAGAGAGCAATGTACAAAGAAAGGCACAATCCAAAACATTGATTTTGTCCCCTAAAAAAGAGGTAAGCGCCAACGTGGCACTGTATATGTCCGACTTGGCAATGACATGGCATGGGGCCCATTGGTAGAAAACAAAATAGGATTATTTGAATACTATATGTGTACATGATTAGTTGGCCCCACCTGACAAGAAATTAAAATGAAAAATGATGCagacaaaattcaaaaacacgACTAGAATAAAATAACAGCATGGGCCGGCCACCACGCCCACTTTGTAATGATGTATTCTAAAGCTCCCTTAGTGTAGTGTCTGTCTCAAAAAAAATATTAATGTGGTGTACACAATGCGATTTCTTAA
This region includes:
- the LOC123399544 gene encoding U-box domain-containing protein 33-like gives rise to the protein MAGAGGVGRSGEDEDGEGERGGGAAEVQVYCAVGKEAGREWRANLRWVLANFPRSRHRLVLAHVHRPPHRINMMGAWVPVSQLAEHEVAAYSKLEEDRASKALDVLIDICASQRVQARKVVVSGDDAARGLVQLVDDHAVAELVMGAAADRGYTRKLRTPKSKKAVTVQRKANPSCRIWFVCKGNLICTREVSEELNRGEPSTASTSPRSVASDYSRSKSSPPRLTLHGDCDGDGELFGLQHDSRDPMMAASLRRTPSRDDSDNAEDHSVEDFGHEGAAEGGSSAVVHSLQDVDEDPPTPSHDGSEEEAGDMEDALYEKLKDAITEAGSLRHEAYEETRRRQKADRDLADASRMAREAESSYHGEARRRKEMEESLTRERAAMEQERRELDAILEKIRAVDDRSAELELQITDSGRVMSELDVRMSESCSVLDALRRGRRGEDPAADEESMPAVDGGNQDVSFLRLGLSELEEATDRFHESAMIGGAGAGSRGRVYRGSLRGMSVAVKMICPDVAVDEARFGRAVDAIARARHPHIVSLVGACPEARAVVHELVPGGSLEDRLAGKAPPLPWHARCGVAYRTCSALAYLHSTATVHGDVRPANILLDDERCSSSKLAGLGMPGLVVPPQLPSGVALAYVDPRYLATGELTPQCDVHALGVVLLRLVTGMPAFAAKKAAQKAAEGSTPWHEVVDASAGGWPMERATEVALLGLKCCDAVETGGPRRAGELLDEALGVLEAATNATPGRTWSSLSASTASDSGGAPSYFLCPILKEVMRDPQIAGDGFTYEAGAMKEWLGSGHDTSPMTNLKLPTDELMPNHALRAAIQEWRHTRPSTFHRHL